AGAAACACCTATTGCCATGCAGAAAAAATGTTTAACATTTATGAAAATGCTACTTCTTCTGTCCAGGATAGAACTGCCctgcttttcttgctttttccgTCAACCCTGCTTATACTAAGATCTTGGGTTTGGGCCGGATGCTTGCCAGCTTTTCCTGTTCAGATGTACCAggtattttctttaaaattgctCTTGCTTGATGTCATGCCAGTATTTACCGGCTTATATGATGAAATATTTGTTGGTATCCTGTCATTGAGTATTATCATTTTCATGATCAGGCCTGGCTGCTTTTCCTTTACACTGGTTTGGCATTGCGAGAGAACATTTTGAGAGTCAACGGAAGTGATATTCGTCCTTGGTACCGTCATTAAACCCAATGTTTGCATGGATAATAGTTAATTAATGGGTATTGGGTTCTTGGCTTCATGCTCGTTGCTTTCTTgttctttaattaaataatttaaaactgttttactgttattattgattattattctACCCTTCATACTCTACAACTTAGCTGTGCTGTGGTAGATAGTAGAAGACATTATTTAATTAGTTGGGTTGTGTGTGTAATCCATAAGCCTATTAGAGAGGAAGGATCAAGCTTTAAGCATATTGAGTCATAGAAGTTTCCACAGTATGAAGGTAGTTAGCTGATGAAGAGCAAATATGGTTTTATTAGTGTGGCTGTGGATGTTACTGTAGGAtttattctatttgatttaTCTCTTCAccactcttttcttttatttctttggaaGGTACTGCAATAGTACGATTCCATTTCATTCCTAAGAGAATTTTGGTTAGGGATCAAttgctttttgtttcttttacagTATTTTCATCTGTGCTATTGTGCTTACCTTGCAATCTGTACATGAACCAACAATCCTAACTTAAGCTATTAGGTAAAGGTACATGAATGGTTTTACATCTCTAGCACAATCCCACAGAGGCCCACAGCACTTAAAGTGTGGATAATGCGCTCATCCACCTATCTTGTTTTGGAattcaactttttattaaaatgggGCACAAGGTTTGAAATTTACACCACTTTACCTTTGAGGTTTCAGTACTATATTTGAAATGGATTAGGCATAACTAATTATTATACCCTAGAAGTTAGCTCAACGGGGGAAGTTTATACCTTCCTACTCGATGTGAATTTTAACGCACCCTTCACACCTAGAACTATATATCTATAGGTGGCCCAGCATAAGGACTGGCTAGATGCTCGAGGAAAAGCTTAACATAACTAGTTATGCATAGATTGTGTTCAATTGTTAATATtaggaaggaaaataagaaacaatACAAATAAATCCTGATAATAGAGAAAAGGAGCCCTAAATAGGAGATATTCCCCAAAATATGGAACACGTTAAAACAGTATACACAAAAACATTCGTATACGTAGCATATATGTACATACTTAAAACGATGTATGTGTGTGTAcgtgtatatgtatgtattacATTGGGAGAGCTCAAATTACAATGATATAACTTTTACCAAATACTACACCACTCAATATTTTTCAGTTGGACAATGCTTTTCAAAACTCACATTTAGATCAAGGTTCCTTTCACATAGATATGATATACACAATTTTctattgatataaaattatttgatgcctcatttatataaataaaatcgatatgtttacttttaaaaaatatagtagaaTATGAATCATTTAATCACCTTGTTGTTgttcaattttaacaaaatttgagatGAATAACCATGAtgatatgaaattataatttgtatgtATCCGTCTGTCtgctatttatttatatttctcaaGATCTCCATCTCTTGTGTTGTTCACCTTAATGGTCACATACTTGTGATCTCCATTTCTTGAACCTTCCCAAATATCTCGGTGCACAGCTTAAGCAACCACTAAATTGGTGTCTTGGTAGTGTGATACAATAAGACTTTTAACACTGATTCTTTGACGTGTTTGTAGGCATCAGAAGGTACTTTCAGTTGAAATTTGTAGTGTTATAAAATCTATCTAACGAGTtggaatataatttttctgttGTCAGGTAGCTTGTCCATACTAgagataaattaattgtttgcaCTATTTGTAGAGTGTTGGATATGTGCATCTGACTTAAAGGTCATTTTCCTCCAGCTGTTTTTGATGTTTTCCTGGTTAGCAGAATATAGTAGTGTTCCAGAACTGTTATTTTGGTTGGTGTTTGGTTTCAGTTGAATGTTGTCAAATGCCAGATATGCTGTAGTttattctttcttatattttgcaGGACAGACTTTTCTTAGCTTGGTTTTTTAGTGCGTTCCGGTGTCTGTTTTACAAAGCAATTAATTATAACACTTAGAGctgataattttttctttgacaTTTTCTGTAAAGATGGTATCTTACATTTCTTGATAATTTCAATTCCCATCTAATATTTCTCCTCATTTAGAGAGAGTTACAACCGAGAGGAATTGTATTTAGTTTGCGTGGTCACCCATACATGACAGTTTGGGGTAGGGTGGAGTGTTAAGATTGGTTTACATGGAAGAGAATCTCTCGGCAAATAAACTTATTGTACGGTTACAGGTGGATATATCATCATTATTGTGCTATGATAATGGCCCTCGTAAGTCTCACTTGGGAGATTAAAGGACAGCCTGATTGTTCAAAAAAGCAGGTTAGTCTCCTACGCCTGTGAATATaggtttttcttccttttacttGATCGTTTTGTAACTATTATTCATGTTTCAATAATGCATGTAGAGAGGTGTACAACTTTTCTTACAGTGGGCTATGATGCAAGGAGTTGCAATGCTTTTGCAAAATAGATATCAACGCCAAAGACTTTACACTCGTATTGCACTGGGAAAGGTGCCAGAATTGAAAATACTATTTCTTTACTTGTGTTTTTCCTTTCCTATTGTAGTTATATTTTACCCGCCATCACACAAACTCTTTGACTCACTATTTGCTGTTACATAAGTCTGGTCATAACTTTACAAATTTGTTTACAAtcatatgattaaaatttttcCCTGTTGCATTATTTTTGTAGTTAAATCAAAGAGTTGGactaaaaaaatagatatatagtTTTGAtctgtgtttttcttattttaggcTAAGAGGATGGATGTTGTGTGGGGGGAAACAGCTGGCGTGGACGGCCAATTGTGGTTGTTGTGTCCCATACTCTTCACGTTGCAGGTAACAAAATGGCTGCTATGATATATGTTACATTAGTTATATTCTTGTTTGATATTAAAGTTCGTAGAATTAGTTATATTCTTGTTTGATATTAAAGTTCCTAGAATGTTCATGATTTATATTGTGTTGTACGACAGATTATTATTTGGGAAGCAAATATTGTGTTAATTTGCTTTAAAACGGAAGTTGTGTTTTTATTCACATCCTAAAAGTCATTGACCTGAACATAATATAGGTTTGACACTTATGGAACATATTTGTGCTCCTATCTTGGTTCAGGGATTTGAGGCATATGTTGGACTTTTGTTGCTCCGGACTGCAGTTGTTGGGGTTGTTTCTGAGTGGCAGGTACtagtttgtttgtgtttgctttcttacTGCGCTTGTTCATCAATTTGTTGATTGGAACAGAAGcaaataaatccaataataCTTTTTCCATAGATTAGCCTTAGACttataataatagaaactcTTGGGCAGGTAATATTTTGCGGTGTTTTGTTGGTCTTAATGGCTGTCGGGAACTTTGCAAATACAGTACAGACTCTGATGGCGAAATCAAGATTTAAGGCAAAGATGAGAAGAACCAAGAGTAAGCAGAGGCTGAATTAACAAGTTGTCACTTTTTTTTAGCTTTAATAGGATCAGGATTTTTTGCACTCATTTCAGTTTTGACCACAGTGCAAGCTGGTTATAATTTTGGCTTCGTGTAGCTTCAATCATATTTAATGAGTTTGAGCATAAACATAAATTTGGATTGAACGATAAAATCCTACGATTTCTGTTGTCCACCTTTTTGGTTTAGAATGTCTTATTTCTTCCAATGTCCAAGCAAATTACCTAATCCAATGAATACCTAATCGACTCGAAATTCCAAGCaaattatttccaaaatttaaagTAGAGATTTACTTAACCAATTGTAGAGCTTTCTAAAATGCTCTTTTTTATTGAATCCAGAAGATCATGCCATTTTATCATGTCCctaaaatgtatataaatttattatttatatttatcttttggttcaatgtaaattatttttaaatgttaagtaAATATCTGAGTAATATTTCCTCTTCAAACGGTTTTGTACCGACAAAATGCAATTAATGATATTATTCTATCCTTGATTATAAGGTAACATATATTCGTCAATTAAACCGTACTGCCCAGTGATAATTGTCCTATTTGGTATTTGTACTTAATCCGAATTTTGATGTTATTTTGGTGACCATGGTGTACTAATCGATTATTATCTTTCGTTTCattttttcatatcattttggtacctataaattataactattattatatgatatataaaaaCCTGTGCTAATTGGTTAAAATTTCTATTAAATgcaaattgtttaaaaattctGTGATAATTGGCAAATCAATTTAGCAGCTTGAGTAGAGTCATGTCAATGCTCTTTGCTTGTTTTCTGCCTTAGTGAGAGCACCAGTAATAATTCCTGTATAACAAATGCTAGGATTCAAGCTTTTACAATCCTggcttatttttaaattttgctcACTCCATTAATATACATATGAATATAATACTAATCGACGATCTTTTGATATAAAATCTGCAATGTAATTTGAATATATCTCGCGTACTGTTTACGAGTGATTTCCACTCATCAAATATAATAAGGGGAAACTTTGAATTAAATGTCATGTTACCGAATCAAAATTAGACGCGTCTTACATTCAAGCAAATAGTTCTATAAGAGGCTTGTCCACTCCTTTACTATACTCCATCCTTTACTGACAAACTTATTTCAGTCAGTGACACATCGTTGAAGATGATTACCAAAGGTGATTTGATTTGTAACAAGGCAATTACGTGTTTCACCTTGTGTCTTCACCTTCAATAAGTATTTTCAGTTTCCTGAAATACTTCCATTAAAATGTCACCAAAGGTTTAACAGTGCTTTGCTAGATTTGGTCGTCCTTCTAATAAAGTTCGTATAAATACCTCAtgaaaagttcaatttttaataGTCATTATGCTACATGTATATGGTCCACACAGAAAATAGTACCTTTTTGTTTGAACTGATCATTTCTCATATCAGCCTTTTGATCTAGTGCGCTGACTTTACGTGGTCTAAAGGATATAACACCAAGTCAGACGTGAAAAGTAATCACTTAACAGAACAATCTGGTGGAAAGAAAGTACCAGCATCTCTTTAAATGTGGACTGGTCTGTTTATTTCTGTTCAAGAACTTACCTCCAGAACTATCAGTACAATACTGTCCTATAACTTAACCACAATTCCTATGATAATTTGTCACTCGTATAAAAATCCTTTGGAATGTAAGTATCCAAAACCTACGAACCTGTTTTATATCCCTAAGCTACCGATTTTCCTAAATGGTTGGTAACCATGCAAGAAGAGTAATCAGCCTAGGAGACAAATAATACATGGTCTATTGTCCAACCTTATAGCACAAATTTAATAAGTTACAGATAGATCAGTAAAGTTGACACCAAGGCAGCTAGCACTTTAGAAAGGTTTAAGTCAAGATTAGTGTAGCTAAGGGGGTTCGCTCAACAAGTTGGCATAGATTTCAGACACCTAAGCCAGTTGTAAAATTAACCATAATAAGGATTCTTGTCTTTGCCAGCAGCAATAAAAGGCTGGCAATTACTTCAAGTATACATCAAGAATGCTTTTGTAGGCAATCTTTTCGAGAAAGTCTATGGATCTTCCTCTCTATTAGAAGGTTGAGGTGGATAATACAGTCTCTAAATTACACATGTCCATCTATGGATTGAGTCAGGCCTCTAAACAATAGTTTACCAAGATTTCAGCGGCTATCCTTGACCAAGGCTCATTCAATCAATCTAAATCTAATTATTCATCTCTTCAAATTTCGAATTGGAGCCAAGTTATGTAGCTCTACTGGTCTTTGTGGgcgatattataataattaggcTAAATCCAATAGCAGCCAAGCAAATCAGCATCTCAAGAAAACATCCCAAACACAAAATCCTTGGCAACTTGAAGCACTTTCTCAGGCATTGATTTAGCTTAACTCCAAGCAAAGAATATATCTGTTCTAAGGAAAATATGTATTATCAATGTTAGAGGATACTATTTTCGTTCATTGCAAACCACCAATTCTTCTAATGAAATGAAAGGAAGTGCCCATGAAGGTGCTACAACCAAATTCTTCATAATATCATAAACTGCTTGGAAGGTTGCAATACGTTATCATTTCTAGGCCAAAAAATTCTTACTTTCAATATCTTGGCTAACCTAAAAGTACCTCAAATGAACAAGCACACAATTTCTTTAACTGCCTTAAAGGAACACCTGACCAAGGTAAACTATTCTCCTCTTCATCTGCTCAGCATCCTAAAGCTTATGCAGAGGCTGTTTGGAGATATCATTCAGACACACAGATTCACTATGAATTCATGCATTTTTTAGTTAGTGGAATTCACTCAATCCCTGGAAATCTAAAGGGGTTGTGTAACGTATTCGTTTAGTTcctattaaaaatacataaaatttgaTGCGGATGGCCAGTATGGTAGACTTAGACATTGTTGGGTGTGACAGCCTTgcttactttaaaatttatacttattatttgaaaatgaaagtggGACTTTCTATACACAAGCGTATTAATTTGTTAACGATATTTAAATGAATGAATGTTAttaatacacacacacacaccattaCCACTGAGTTATCTAAACATTTTTCTCAAATGATTTTCCAACATGACTGCATCTGCACAACTTGCTATTTTACTGCGGTAAGATTGGCCAACAGCCTAAATAACTAAAATCCTCGGGTGAATACAACACTTGAAAGATCATTCCACAACAGCAAAGACAAGCCAGTATCCAAATCCATAAAAATCAAGCCTACCTCACAATAAATTCATTTCTGGCAGAGAACTAGTCATCGTTCatattaattcaaatgataAACTGTCTTACTTTAGTGCATCATCTATAGACCACGATTTTCAGAGACATTACAAGaccagtaaaaaaaattgtaaaaaagataaaaacatggGCATATGAAATAAAGTCCGATGAGAATTAGGGACAGTTACTCAAGCGGAAGGAACAGGAGTGTCCTTGACTGATTCACGCCATGCATACTCCCTTGCACCATCCTTGTCAACAATTTTGATAACAAAGTTAGGTGGCGCAACAACCAGCCTGGATCTGATCTCCATAATGCACTTATCAACGAGATCAATTGCCTCTTCAACTGACATTCCACTATGGTAGTGTCTGTCCATCATTGAGAGCGAAAAATAGGAGCCATAACCAAAAGCCCCCTTTTCAAGCTTGTGAAGGGTTGCAATGTAGTCAATGTAGTACAGTTCAGGACCAGTCTCTTTGTCATAACCAGCAAGAAGAATGTTCACGGAGTAGGGATTCTAAACAAGAAGACAGATTAAGATTTCAGACACCAAATTAATTGCATAGCCTAAGGCATTGTTTGGAGAAGCTTCTCCATAAACACAGAGTAAGAATGCAAAATGAATCAAGCTCCCATGAGCTAAATCGGAGGAATCAGATGCGATAGTTTCTACAGAAGTTAAGTGCATAAATTGATTTAGCGCTAAGGAGAAGCTCAGTTAGTTTTATATGCTGATTCGTGAGCACTTAATCGAAACAGAATCTACTAACGTTCAAAGAATGGGCACTAGGGTTTGGAAGATACCTTGCGTAGAGCGGTGGCAAGTTCTCCACGTGTGAAATTGGCTGCGGCGGCGGTAGTGAGAGGGATGCCGTTACGGAACTGATACAAGGCGACATTCTTCTGAATGTACTCTGTGAATTGAACCCTAAAACGAAAGCgagtgagagaaaagaagaaggttGAAAAAGAGTGGGAGACGAAACCCTAATCCTAGATACCTGTCTCCGGGTTCACCGCTAGCGGCGATGAGTTTGTGGGAATCGAGGACCATGATCTTGTCTTCGTTGGACTTGTGAACTAGGATGCTGTGCACCGCCGATGAATCCGCCACCACGATCGCGAACCCATTTCCGACCAATCCGAATACGCACTCCATGTCGAATTCTGATTCTTCttcgttttcttcttcttcttcttctgcttcttCTCTGTAATGTAGTGAAGTTGAGCAAGGTTTTGATGCCGCACAAGCTTTATATCTCTCCAAATTCCTTTTTCCCTTTCAGCaagaaactttttaattttaatttcttaaataatttcatttcgtTACTTGTTATTCTTAAACTTTTGtataattaatctattttctttattattattaatatattaaatttatttagtatAGAAAATActcaaaacttttatatttacaaataaacgACTGTTTCATTATCAATgctgataatattatttttcttatttaacaaattttgaataaaaaaatataaactattttacatttaatattattttatgttgctTGTATAATTTCACAAcattcacaaataaaataaacaaataaataattaaatgacaaaaattaattttaaaaataaaaattataattactcaataaattaaaaaatgaatattgattcaattgaaattattattattattatgactttttaaataattatatactttGTGATAAATTCTCTTATATATGTTACTTTATATTAAcagaataataattatttatttgccAAAACATAATTTCTACATTTGTCAAAACATAATTACTTCACATTACAAAATAATAGttgtaataatagaaaaaagttACATGCGAAAAACCATAATCAAAGTACATATTTACATTTCCGGActtttcatgttatttagataattttctgtttgattacattttaaataaataattataaaaaatttattactttaaaaataaataagatttacatcataaatgaaaaaaattactcagctctaaaatgataaaatcatctatctatatctatatacaAAATAATCTCCTTTTTAGTGTTCTTTACcaaatttctcttttaaatatttttttattaatataattattttatgaatgtttCAAACgaataataacatataattctttttctatgcccgcattttattttaatattatctttcaagaaacttttttttttaatttaattagttttttttttaattttaaccatttttaaattaaataaataaaaattatttacaaaatagttaaaattatctataatcaaattgtttaaaatatttatatctatttttataattataaaaaaagttgatacACATATAGCgcacatgtgtttttatttttactgtataaataaatgaaatacataaatctaattattttattaaaaacatttacacCAACAAACTCactaaataataattgatattattggTTAAAAACTATACTTTTTTCAACATAAGCCAATGACCATATTTAActatcactatttttttttttttaaaaaaaaaacatttgtgtTTTCCCAAATTTTAGTTctcttttaacctttttatttatttttatattggttatgatttgttaattttattatcgACTGACTCAGACTCACCAACGCAGATGGCTCCTTAGAGTGCAGACCCTGACAAAACTGGGCTAGACCATAAATTTGGGCAAATTCTAAATGCACcttcatatttttcatcttcgtttccattaaaattaaaattcctgTTTTGCCCTTTTAGGTTGTGCgtttaaaaaattatcctataatttaaaagttacatatatttataaagtaattttaaaaaaaaacttatgaatTGTACCatctaaaagtaaaaaaagtgaCTTCTGAGTTATATAATCTAAATCttttgatttttgaattatttaatgtgaaagttattttttattttcatactgtgtaatttgaaaatcatttttaatttttgaaatatatagtttaaaaaagtaacttttattttttaaactgtgtattctaaaaaaaattgaaaataaaatattattcagattatataatcaataattatttccAACTTCAAAATTGTTTAATCTAAAGGTTTtttgcttaaaaaata
This genomic interval from Vigna radiata var. radiata cultivar VC1973A chromosome 8, Vradiata_ver6, whole genome shotgun sequence contains the following:
- the LOC106772398 gene encoding transmembrane protein 120 homolog, with translation MEESSIEESVASVIEEAKEVQEAVSAHISKVTSDEEPLRQRVRLVDSRIHSLRSSLDSLLSNKLIAPSLADKLDEDLQRARCIIVDGEASSLLPGHAQGSFLRMFLGPINVRASKKDVQLKVKEEYNSYRDRTALLFLLFPSTLLILRSWVWAGCLPAFPVQMYQAWLLFLYTGLALRENILRVNGSDIRPWWIYHHYCAMIMALVSLTWEIKGQPDCSKKQRGVQLFLQWAMMQGVAMLLQNRYQRQRLYTRIALGKAKRMDVVWGETAGVDGQLWLLCPILFTLQGFEAYVGLLLLRTAVVGVVSEWQVIFCGVLLVLMAVGNFANTVQTLMAKSRFKAKMRRTKSKQRLN
- the LOC106771032 gene encoding proteasome subunit beta type-2-A translates to MECVFGLVGNGFAIVVADSSAVHSILVHKSNEDKIMVLDSHKLIAASGEPGDRVQFTEYIQKNVALYQFRNGIPLTTAAAANFTRGELATALRKNPYSVNILLAGYDKETGPELYYIDYIATLHKLEKGAFGYGSYFSLSMMDRHYHSGMSVEEAIDLVDKCIMEIRSRLVVAPPNFVIKIVDKDGAREYAWRESVKDTPVPSA